A genomic region of Podarcis raffonei isolate rPodRaf1 chromosome 13, rPodRaf1.pri, whole genome shotgun sequence contains the following coding sequences:
- the NAA38 gene encoding N-alpha-acetyltransferase 38, NatC auxiliary subunit, translating to MAATALPEPLQQQRGEENGCGNSPSPGDSGEEKADTPYLHARRKLENLLNKSMRIRMTDGRTLVGCFLCTDRDCNVILGSAQEYLKPTDSFSAGEPRVLGLAMVPGHHIVSIEVELESLASLQYL from the exons ATGGCGGCCACTGCCCTTCCAGAGCCGTTGCAGcagcagaggggagaggagaatggCTGCGGAAACAGTCCCAGTCCTGGG GACTCTGGTGAGGAAAAGGCTGACACGCCATACCTGCATGCCCGCCGGAAGCTGGAGAACCTCCTCAACAAGAGCATGCGCATCCGAATGACGGACGGGCGGACCCTGGTGGGCtgcttcctgtgcactgaccgAGACTGCAACGTGATCCTTGGCTCCGCCCAGGAGTACCTCAAGCCCACAG ACTCCTTCTCCGCCGGAGAGCCCAGGGTCTTGGGTCTGGCCATGGTTCCAGGACATCACATTGTCTCCATCGAGGTGGAGCTGGAGAGCCTGGCCTCCTTGCAGTACCTCTGA
- the LOC128400087 gene encoding cytochrome b5 domain-containing protein 1, producing the protein MDVYRPRYYTPKEVEVHNRPWDLWVSYMGRVYDLSPLAEAYKGDLLLKPILEAAGKDISHWFNPKTKDIQTHINPLTGCLKYYTPQGRFVHIPPPLPRTDWANDFGLPWWRDGNYEVGILSAKTRRIRIINTLTSQEHTLEVCAEESMWEILRRYLPYNAHAASYTWKYERVNLDMDKNLQQNNIPDEDEEFYNLYMDADAFTPAILLYFNDDLTEL; encoded by the exons ATGGACGTTTACCGGCCGCGCTATTACACCCCGAAGGAGGTGGAGGTGCACAACCGGCCCTGGGACCTCTGGGTCTCCTACATGGGGCGGGTCTATGACCTCAGCCCCCTGGCCGAGGCCTACAAGG GTGATCTCTTATTGAAGCCTATCCTAGAAGCAGCGGGGAAAGACATTAGCCACTGGTTCAACCCCAAAACCAAAGAC ATACAGACACACATTAACCCTCTAACAGGATGCCTTAAGTACTACACCCCACAAGGTCGCTTTGTGCACATCCCACCTCCTCTGCCTCGTACAGACTGGGCCAATGACTTTGGCTTGCCCTGGTGGAGAGATGGCAACTACGAGGTGGGCATCTTGTCTGCCAAAACCAGACGCATACGGATCATCAACACTCTGACCTCTCAGGAACATACCCTTGAG GTCTGTGCAGAGGAATCCATGTGGGAGATCCTTCGGCGGTACTTGCCCTACAACGCCCATGCAGCCAGCTATACGTGGAAATACGAACGCGTCAATCTAGACATGGATAAGAACCTGCAGCAGAACAACATTCCGGACGAGGATGAGGAATTCTACAATCTCTACATGGACGCTGATGCCTTCACCCCAGCCATCCTGCTCTACTTCAACGATGACCTCACTGAGCTCTAG